In Dioscorea cayenensis subsp. rotundata cultivar TDr96_F1 chromosome 9, TDr96_F1_v2_PseudoChromosome.rev07_lg8_w22 25.fasta, whole genome shotgun sequence, a genomic segment contains:
- the LOC120268456 gene encoding uncharacterized protein LOC120268456 gives MKMFLSLRSGEGPEYKPVVSYPSRLKQDKEEAQFKKFLRIFKQLHINIPLVEALSQMPKYAKFLKDLLTNKRKLEDLETVTLSGNCSAVIQKMLPKKLTDPGSFIIPCVIGEGMKENALADSGASINVMPYNLFLKLGLEDLRPTRMTLQLADRSVRRPRGVVEDVLVRVDKLIIPVHFVILDVDDDVDVPLILGRPFLNTSGALIDVKGGKMTLRVGDEQVVFTFPEAMKNTLDHDDTFILSSIILI, from the coding sequence ATGAAGATGTTCCTAAGTCTCCGATCCGGGGAGGGGCCTGAGTATAAGCCTGTAGTGTCATACCCCTCTAGACTCaagcaagataaggaagaagccCAATTCAAAAAGTTCCTTCGCATTTTCAAGCAACTTCACATTAACATCCCCTTGGTCGAGGCTCTTTCACAGATGCCCaagtatgctaaattcttgaaggatctcctcaccaacaagaggaagctaGAAGACTTGGAGACTGTGACTCTGTCGGGGAATTGTTCTGCTGTGATCCAGAAGATGCTTCCTAAGAAACTCACCGATCCCGGCAGCTTCATCATCCCCTGTGTGATTGGGGAAGGAATGAAAGAAAATGCTTTAGCCGATTCTGGGGCCAGCATAAATGTGATGCCATATAATTTGTTCTTGAAGTTAGGGTTAGAAGATTTGAGGCCCACACGGATGACCCTGCAGCTTGCAGATCGCTCAGTGAGAAGACCTCGAGGAGTGGTTGAGGATGTTCTAGTTCGAGTTGACAAACTTATCATTCCAGTGCactttgtgattttagatgtgGACGATGATGTTGACGTCCCTTTGATTCTCGGTCGCCCATTCCTTAACACTTCTGGTGCTTTGATTGATGTCAAGGGAGGCAAGATgaccttgagagttggagatgaacaAGTTGTCTTCACCTTCCCCGAAGCAATGAAAAAcacacttgatcatgatgatACTTTTATACTTTCATCGATAATACTAATTTAA